A genomic region of Staphylococcus roterodami contains the following coding sequences:
- a CDS encoding BglG family transcription antiterminator, protein MLSHRQIEILYLLVQEQTFIPINNIADQLGVTPRTIQYDISYIEQYAETYQYQVIRNKAAGIKIITNDSTLLNELEQRITNQIHFSKDERLTHIALKLFETSEPISTKQLAHDVNVSRRTIADDIKIIQKRLAHYHLKLNYIHNKGFNIVGEEDQYRKAYAHFIRQYMKQAAPFIEADIFNSQAIAIVRQAIINTLNRENYHLVQSAIDGLIYHILIAIQRLNENFSFAIPAKEIDKWRHTKQYAIASKIKENLESSCNVKFPESEIIFITLHLLGSKMTDCTISTNINEQHVLSENIQEFITCVSQELGIDMSNDHKLHTSLLTHIKPAIHRIKYDMIQANPLKQEVHKRYPQVVDAISKHISTIEKDTAISFNEDELTFIAIHFASSMERGATNKQLMIKVVLLCGSGIGTSQLLKSKLNHLYPEFNIWDAYSIYQLDEKQLIQNNIDYVISTVPCDISVVPVINVDPFINEQSRQKLNQLINDAREKRVIKMATEGKSLADLLPEHRISVNTQSLSINEAVTVSVQPLIKDNIVGPNYIEAILNQFEQFGSYMVISPHISLIHAGTEYVHNGVGFSLTYFTEGVEFGSKANDPVYLVITLATDHPNAHLKALGQLSELLSNDLSRQDFLDGKICKIKQHIAVTKTKEV, encoded by the coding sequence TTGCTAAGTCATAGACAAATTGAAATTTTGTATCTTTTAGTTCAAGAACAAACGTTTATCCCAATCAACAATATCGCTGACCAACTTGGTGTAACGCCACGTACCATTCAATATGATATATCGTACATCGAACAATATGCAGAAACATACCAATATCAAGTCATTCGCAATAAAGCAGCTGGCATTAAAATAATAACTAATGATTCAACACTTTTAAATGAGTTAGAACAACGCATAACAAATCAAATTCATTTTTCAAAGGATGAACGACTGACTCATATTGCTTTAAAATTATTCGAAACATCTGAGCCAATTTCAACAAAACAGCTTGCCCATGACGTCAATGTTTCTCGTCGCACCATTGCTGATGACATTAAGATTATTCAAAAGCGATTAGCACATTATCATTTAAAACTAAATTATATTCATAATAAAGGATTTAATATTGTTGGTGAAGAAGATCAATATCGAAAAGCATATGCTCATTTCATTCGTCAATACATGAAACAAGCAGCGCCATTTATCGAAGCAGATATTTTCAATTCACAAGCTATTGCAATTGTAAGGCAAGCTATAATCAATACATTAAACCGTGAAAATTATCATCTAGTACAGTCTGCCATTGATGGCTTAATTTATCATATACTCATTGCGATTCAGCGACTAAACGAAAACTTTTCATTTGCCATACCTGCAAAAGAAATTGATAAATGGCGCCATACTAAACAGTATGCTATAGCTTCAAAAATTAAAGAAAACTTGGAAAGCAGTTGTAATGTCAAATTTCCAGAATCTGAAATTATCTTCATCACGTTACATTTACTTGGTTCAAAAATGACTGATTGTACTATATCTACCAATATAAATGAACAACATGTTTTATCAGAAAACATCCAAGAATTCATCACTTGTGTTAGCCAAGAATTAGGAATTGATATGTCAAATGACCATAAACTGCATACCAGTTTGCTCACACATATAAAGCCAGCTATACATCGAATTAAATACGATATGATACAAGCTAATCCATTAAAACAAGAAGTGCATAAGCGCTATCCTCAAGTTGTCGATGCAATCAGCAAACATATTAGTACGATAGAAAAAGATACAGCTATTAGTTTCAATGAAGATGAATTAACATTTATTGCAATTCACTTTGCATCAAGTATGGAACGCGGCGCAACAAATAAACAATTAATGATTAAAGTTGTCTTACTTTGTGGATCAGGTATTGGCACATCTCAACTTTTAAAATCAAAATTAAATCATCTTTATCCAGAATTTAATATTTGGGACGCCTATTCTATCTATCAGTTAGATGAAAAGCAGTTAATTCAAAATAACATTGACTATGTGATTTCAACCGTACCGTGCGATATTTCAGTAGTACCCGTTATAAACGTCGATCCGTTCATCAATGAGCAATCACGCCAAAAATTAAATCAACTCATTAATGATGCTAGAGAAAAGCGTGTAATAAAAATGGCTACTGAAGGTAAGTCATTAGCTGATTTACTACCCGAACACCGTATCAGTGTAAACACACAATCACTATCAATTAATGAAGCAGTTACTGTATCAGTTCAACCTTTAATAAAAGATAATATTGTTGGTCCCAATTATATAGAAGCAATTTTAAATCAATTTGAACAATTCGGGTCATATATGGTGATTAGTCCACACATTTCACTAATTCACGCTGGAACTGAATATGTACACAATGGTGTCGGCTTTTCATTAACTTATTTTACTGAAGGTGTTGAATTTGGTAGCAAAGCAAATGATCCTGTATACCTTGTGATTACATTGGCAACGGATCATCCCAATGCACATTTAAAAGCACTAGGACAACTAAGTGAACTATTAAGTAACGACTTATCTCGACAAGATTTCTTAGATGGGAAAATTTGTAAAATTAAGCAACACATCGCTGTAACTAAGACAAAGGAGGTTTAA
- a CDS encoding NADH-dependent flavin oxidoreductase: protein MYRYKPLLQPLQLPNGINIANRFVLSPMTVNSSTKDGYITQADLAYAARRSNSAGMQVTGAAYIEPYGQLFEYGFNIDHDACIPGLTDMATTMKQHGNLAIIQLAHAGRFSNQAILNFGKVYGPSPMTLHSPIQHEVIAMTQDKINEIIQQYSDATLRAIKAGFDGVEISIAQRLLIQTFFSTFSNQRTDQYGFDTLENRARLCLEVMRAVQDVIDKEAPANFILGFRATPEETRGSDLGYTIDEFNQLIDWVLEIANIQYLAIASWGRHIYQNTSRTPGKHFGRPVNQIVYEHLAGRIPLIASGGINSPESALDALQHADMVGMSSPFVTEPDFVHKLAEQRLDDIDLGFSMEDLESLAIPRAAFKDIVKMMDYGEGLKKNTRDTLRQLEQNYNDSSS from the coding sequence ATGTACCGATACAAACCACTTTTACAACCACTCCAATTACCTAATGGCATTAACATAGCAAATCGTTTTGTATTATCACCAATGACTGTAAATTCATCTACAAAAGATGGCTATATTACTCAAGCAGACTTAGCTTACGCTGCACGTCGCTCTAATTCAGCAGGCATGCAAGTAACTGGTGCTGCCTACATTGAGCCATATGGTCAATTATTTGAATATGGGTTCAACATTGATCATGATGCATGTATACCTGGATTAACCGACATGGCAACTACCATGAAGCAACATGGTAATCTCGCTATAATTCAACTAGCTCATGCTGGTCGTTTTTCAAATCAAGCAATTTTAAATTTTGGAAAAGTATATGGACCTAGTCCGATGACATTACATTCGCCCATTCAACATGAAGTCATTGCTATGACACAAGATAAAATTAATGAAATTATTCAACAATATAGTGATGCTACATTACGAGCGATTAAAGCAGGATTTGATGGTGTGGAAATTTCAATTGCGCAACGTTTACTCATCCAAACATTTTTCTCAACATTTTCAAATCAGCGAACAGATCAATATGGTTTTGATACATTAGAAAATCGCGCAAGATTGTGCTTAGAAGTTATGCGTGCAGTACAAGATGTGATTGATAAAGAAGCACCTGCCAACTTTATTTTAGGCTTTCGTGCAACGCCGGAAGAAACAAGAGGTAGTGATTTAGGATATACCATAGATGAATTCAATCAACTAATAGATTGGGTGTTGGAAATTGCCAATATCCAGTATTTAGCGATTGCTAGTTGGGGACGTCATATTTATCAAAACACATCAAGAACACCCGGCAAACATTTTGGTCGTCCTGTTAATCAAATTGTCTACGAACATTTAGCTGGACGTATTCCATTAATTGCCAGTGGCGGTATAAATTCTCCAGAATCTGCATTAGACGCTTTACAACATGCAGATATGGTCGGTATGTCTTCCCCTTTTGTGACAGAACCTGACTTTGTGCATAAACTTGCAGAGCAACGTCTAGATGATATTGATCTTGGATTTTCTATGGAAGATTTAGAAAGTTTAGCTATTCCGCGTGCTGCTTTTAAAGATATTGTTAAAATGATGGATTATGGTGAGGGGCTTAAAAAGAATACGCGTGATACATTACGACAATTAGAACAAAATTATAATGATTCATCGTCCTAA
- a CDS encoding PTS sugar transporter subunit IIB, with protein sequence MKILVVCGHGLGSSFMVEMNAQEALKQLNAPSDIEVEHSDIMTASPEMADLFICGRDLAENAERLGEVLILDNILDKAELQQKLEEKLQQLNII encoded by the coding sequence ATGAAAATTTTAGTAGTATGTGGCCACGGCTTAGGTAGTAGTTTTATGGTAGAAATGAATGCACAAGAAGCATTGAAACAACTTAATGCACCATCTGATATAGAAGTTGAGCACAGTGACATTATGACGGCTAGTCCAGAAATGGCAGACTTATTTATTTGTGGTAGAGATTTAGCTGAAAATGCCGAACGTCTAGGCGAAGTCTTAATCCTTGATAACATTTTAGACAAAGCAGAATTGCAGCAAAAGCTTGAAGAAAAATTACAACAACTTAACATTATTTAA
- a CDS encoding NAD-dependent deacetylase: MRRHLIVVQNNEWKAMSLITNENTTQTDILRTAIEEAEAIVIGIGAGMSASDGFTYVGERFTKNFPDFIEKYRFFDMLQASLHPYGSWQEYWAFESRFIKLNYLDQPVGQSYLALKALMKDKKYHIITTNADNAFEVADYDMTHVFHIQGEYILQQCSQHCHARTYRNDDLIREMVVAQQDMRIPWDMIPRCPKCDAPMEVNKRKAEVGMVEDADFQAQLQRYNTFLEQHQDDKVLYLEIGIGYTTPQFVKHPFQRMTRKNENALYMTMNKKAYRIPKSIQDRTIHLTDDISTLITTELQNDSITKNNNIGETEDVLNRTD; this comes from the coding sequence ATGAGGAGGCATTTAATCGTGGTACAGAACAATGAATGGAAAGCGATGTCTCTTATTACAAATGAAAATACAACACAGACGGATATATTACGTACTGCAATTGAGGAAGCGGAGGCAATAGTCATTGGCATTGGTGCGGGCATGTCTGCATCGGACGGCTTTACATATGTTGGGGAACGCTTTACAAAAAATTTCCCTGACTTTATTGAAAAGTATCGTTTCTTTGATATGTTGCAAGCGAGTTTGCATCCGTACGGAAGTTGGCAAGAATATTGGGCATTTGAGAGTCGATTTATCAAATTAAACTATTTAGATCAACCTGTAGGTCAGTCTTACCTCGCTTTAAAAGCACTAATGAAAGATAAAAAATATCACATCATAACTACAAATGCAGATAATGCTTTTGAGGTTGCTGATTATGATATGACTCATGTATTTCATATACAAGGAGAGTATATTTTGCAGCAATGTAGTCAGCATTGCCACGCGCGAACATATCGTAATGATGACTTAATTCGTGAAATGGTAGTGGCACAACAAGACATGCGTATTCCTTGGGATATGATTCCAAGATGTCCAAAATGTGATGCTCCAATGGAAGTTAATAAACGTAAAGCAGAAGTTGGCATGGTTGAAGATGCAGATTTTCAGGCACAATTACAACGTTATAATACATTTCTAGAGCAACATCAAGATGATAAAGTATTGTATTTGGAAATTGGAATTGGTTATACAACGCCACAGTTTGTGAAACATCCGTTTCAGCGTATGACGCGTAAAAATGAAAATGCACTTTATATGACGATGAATAAAAAAGCTTATCGTATTCCAAAATCGATTCAAGATCGTACAATTCATTTAACCGACGATATTTCAACGTTAATTACAACAGAACTCCAGAACGACAGCATAACGAAAAATAACAACATAGGAGAAACAGAAGATGTACTTAATAGAACCGATTAG
- a CDS encoding LLM class flavin-dependent oxidoreductase: MVELSVLDYALIDEGKDAQMALQDSVTLAKLADQLGYKRIWFTEHHNVPAFACSSPELMMMHVLSQTSRIRVGSGGVMLPHYSPYKIAEHFRMLEALYPNRVDLGIGNNPGTTMVKQALDGENPTYDNYEEAIKLLCQFVTTTDKPSAHNLGVQPHLLHFPEMWLLSSSPSSAKIAAEQGIGLSVGTFLLPNKEMIQSAKHNIDIYKTNFQVSTLKMNAKVMASVFVIVADKEEDVAKLQHALDVWLLGKLQFAEFDYFPSVKTAQNYKLNERDKEMIQAHRARIMAGTKDQVKAQLDDFIAKFEVDEMLVAPLIPGIEQRCKTLELLAEVYL, from the coding sequence TTGGTTGAATTAAGCGTATTAGATTATGCCTTAATAGATGAAGGTAAGGATGCGCAAATGGCATTACAAGATTCAGTGACACTTGCAAAATTAGCAGATCAACTAGGTTATAAACGTATTTGGTTTACTGAACATCATAATGTGCCAGCATTTGCATGTAGTAGTCCAGAACTGATGATGATGCATGTTTTGTCACAGACATCAAGGATTCGTGTTGGTTCTGGTGGCGTGATGTTGCCTCACTATAGTCCTTATAAAATTGCTGAGCATTTTAGAATGTTGGAGGCTTTATACCCAAATCGTGTTGATTTAGGTATTGGAAATAATCCAGGTACTACGATGGTAAAACAAGCATTAGACGGTGAAAATCCAACATATGATAATTACGAAGAAGCGATTAAGTTATTGTGCCAATTTGTTACTACTACGGATAAACCTAGTGCACATAATTTAGGTGTACAGCCACATTTACTTCATTTTCCTGAAATGTGGTTACTAAGTAGTAGTCCCTCCTCTGCCAAAATAGCAGCAGAACAAGGTATAGGGCTATCAGTTGGAACATTTTTACTGCCAAATAAAGAGATGATCCAGTCTGCAAAGCATAACATTGACATTTATAAAACGAATTTCCAAGTGTCGACACTTAAAATGAATGCAAAGGTGATGGCATCAGTGTTTGTTATCGTTGCTGATAAGGAAGAAGATGTTGCTAAATTACAACATGCCTTAGATGTCTGGTTATTAGGAAAATTACAATTTGCAGAGTTTGATTATTTTCCTTCAGTGAAAACAGCACAAAATTATAAATTGAATGAGCGAGACAAAGAGATGATTCAAGCGCATCGTGCACGTATAATGGCAGGTACAAAAGATCAAGTTAAAGCACAGTTAGATGATTTTATTGCTAAGTTTGAAGTTGATGAAATGTTAGTCGCACCGCTAATTCCTGGCATTGAACAGCGTTGCAAAACATTAGAATTACTTGCAGAAGTTTATTTATAG
- a CDS encoding lipoate--protein ligase encodes MYLIEPIRNGEYITDGAIALAMQVYVNQNIFLGEDILFPYYCDPKVEIGRFQNTAIEVNQDYIDEHHIQVVRRDTGGGAVYVDKGAVNMCCILEQDTSIYGDFQRFYQPAIKALHTLGATDVIQSGRNDLTLNGKKVSGAAMTLMNNRIYGGYSLLLDVNYEAMDKVLKPNRKKIASKGIKSVRARVGHLREALDETYRDITIEAFKNLMVTQILGINDIKEAKRYELTDADWEAIDELADKKYKNWDWNYGKSPKYEYNRSERLSSGTVDITISVEQNRIADCRIYGDFFGQGDIKDVEQVLQGTKMTREDLLHQLNNIDITYYFGKVTAEALVDMILS; translated from the coding sequence ATGTACTTAATAGAACCGATTAGAAATGGTGAATATATTACTGATGGTGCGATTGCACTCGCCATGCAAGTGTATGTTAATCAGAATATCTTTTTAGGTGAAGATATTTTATTCCCTTATTATTGTGATCCAAAAGTGGAAATTGGTCGTTTTCAAAATACTGCTATAGAAGTGAATCAAGATTATATAGATGAACACCACATTCAAGTAGTTCGTAGAGATACTGGTGGTGGTGCTGTATATGTTGATAAAGGTGCCGTCAATATGTGTTGTATTTTAGAACAAGATACATCGATTTATGGTGATTTTCAACGATTTTATCAGCCGGCAATAAAGGCATTGCATACATTAGGCGCAACAGATGTGATACAGAGTGGCAGAAATGATTTAACACTGAACGGTAAAAAAGTATCAGGTGCAGCAATGACATTAATGAATAATCGTATTTATGGCGGTTATTCTTTATTACTTGATGTCAATTATGAGGCGATGGATAAGGTGTTAAAACCAAATCGTAAAAAGATTGCATCGAAAGGTATTAAATCAGTAAGAGCACGCGTTGGTCATCTGCGAGAGGCGCTTGATGAAACCTATCGTGATATAACAATTGAAGCATTCAAAAATTTAATGGTGACACAGATTTTGGGAATCAATGATATTAAAGAGGCAAAACGATATGAATTAACGGATGCAGATTGGGAAGCGATTGATGAATTAGCTGATAAAAAGTATAAAAATTGGGATTGGAATTATGGCAAGTCACCTAAATATGAATACAATCGAAGTGAAAGATTATCTTCAGGTACAGTAGACATTACAATTTCTGTTGAACAAAATCGTATCGCAGATTGTCGTATTTATGGGGATTTCTTTGGACAAGGTGATATTAAAGATGTGGAACAAGTGTTACAAGGTACAAAAATGACAAGAGAAGATTTATTGCATCAATTAAATAATATAGACATTACTTATTATTTTGGGAAAGTGACAGCAGAAGCATTAGTAGATATGATTTTAAGTTAA
- a CDS encoding protein-ADP-ribose hydrolase — translation MKTLKTNEERLEYLIDYMWRERNDNNELEMPTSFEAMWELYRGLANVRPALPVSETYLAVQDALLSDLNRQHVMDVNDLKPIKGDNIFVWQGDITTLKIDAIVNAANSRFLGCMQANHDCIDNIIHTKAGVQVRLDCADIIRQQGRKESVGNAKMTRAYNLSAKYIVHTVGPQIRRLPVSKMNQDLLAKCYLSCLKLADQQSLNHIAFCCISTGVFAFPQDEAAEIAIRTVQQYLADTNSKLKVVFNVFTEKDLQLYEEAFNRGTEQ, via the coding sequence ATGAAGACGTTGAAGACAAATGAAGAACGATTAGAATATTTAATCGATTATATGTGGCGAGAACGAAATGACAATAATGAATTAGAGATGCCAACATCATTTGAAGCAATGTGGGAATTATATCGAGGTTTAGCTAATGTAAGACCAGCCTTACCTGTTAGTGAGACATATTTAGCCGTTCAAGATGCGTTGTTAAGTGATTTGAACCGCCAACATGTTATGGATGTAAATGATTTGAAGCCGATAAAAGGAGACAATATCTTTGTTTGGCAAGGTGATATTACCACATTGAAGATTGATGCGATTGTAAACGCGGCGAATAGTCGCTTTTTAGGGTGTATGCAAGCAAATCATGATTGTATTGATAATATTATTCATACAAAAGCGGGTGTCCAAGTTCGATTAGATTGTGCAGATATTATTCGACAGCAAGGGCGCAAAGAAAGTGTTGGTAACGCTAAAATGACGCGTGCATACAATTTGTCTGCAAAGTATATTGTGCATACGGTAGGGCCTCAAATACGTCGATTGCCTGTTTCAAAGATGAATCAGGACTTGTTAGCTAAATGCTATTTGAGTTGTCTTAAATTGGCAGATCAACAAAGTTTAAATCATATAGCATTTTGTTGTATTTCAACAGGCGTTTTTGCTTTTCCTCAAGATGAAGCAGCTGAAATCGCAATTCGAACAGTACAACAATACCTTGCTGATACAAATTCAAAATTAAAAGTCGTATTTAATGTATTTACAGAGAAGGATTTACAATTGTATGAGGAGGCATTTAATCGTGGTACAGAACAATGA
- a CDS encoding glycine cleavage system protein H: MKKLANYLWVEKVGDLYVFSMTPELQDDIGTVGYVEFVSPDEVKVDDEIVSIEASKTVIDVQTPLSGTIVERNTKAEDEPNILNSEKPEENWLFKLDDVDKEALNALPEA, from the coding sequence ATGAAAAAGTTAGCCAATTATTTATGGGTAGAAAAAGTTGGAGATCTATATGTATTTAGTATGACACCTGAATTACAAGATGACATTGGAACGGTAGGCTACGTAGAATTTGTAAGTCCAGATGAGGTGAAAGTCGATGACGAAATCGTTAGTATCGAAGCGTCGAAAACGGTGATTGATGTACAGACGCCTTTGTCAGGAACGATTGTTGAGCGTAATACGAAAGCGGAAGATGAACCAAATATTTTAAATTCTGAAAAGCCAGAAGAAAATTGGTTGTTCAAGTTGGATGATGTGGATAAAGAAGCACTCAATGCATTACCGGAGGCGTAA
- a CDS encoding PTS ascorbate transporter subunit IIC, with protein sequence MQSILNFIVDILSQPAILVALIAFIGLIVQKKPAATITSGTIKTILGFLILSAGADVVVRSLEPFGKIFQHAFGVQGIVPNNEAIVSLALKDFGTTAALIMVCGMIVNILIARFTNLKYIFLTGHHTFYMAAFLAIILTVSHIKGWLTIVIGALVLGLIMAVLPALLQPTMRKITGNDQVALGHFGSISYFAAGAIGQLFEGKSKSTEDIKFPKGLSFLRESTISISITMALLYFIACLFAGVSYVHQSISNGQNFIVFSLIQGVTFAAGVFIILTGVRLILAEIVPAFKGISEKLVPNSKPALDCPIVFPYAQNAVLIGFFVSFITGVIGMFILFLFGGVVILPGVVAHFFLGATAAVFGNARGGIKGAVAGAALNGILITFLPLLFLPFLGELGGAATTFSDTDFLAVGIVFGNAVKYMGLFGAVLFIIIVGATAILLKGRQKAQQ encoded by the coding sequence ATGCAATCAATCCTTAATTTCATTGTCGATATTTTAAGCCAACCAGCAATTCTTGTTGCCCTGATTGCTTTTATTGGTTTAATTGTCCAGAAAAAACCTGCCGCTACGATTACTTCAGGTACCATTAAAACAATATTGGGATTCTTAATTTTAAGTGCCGGTGCCGACGTAGTTGTTCGTTCACTTGAACCATTTGGAAAAATATTCCAGCATGCTTTCGGTGTTCAAGGCATTGTTCCAAATAATGAAGCCATCGTTTCACTTGCCTTAAAAGATTTTGGAACAACAGCCGCACTGATTATGGTCTGCGGCATGATAGTAAATATCTTAATTGCACGTTTTACTAACTTAAAATATATCTTTTTAACAGGACACCATACATTTTACATGGCAGCATTTTTAGCAATTATTTTAACAGTGAGTCATATTAAGGGATGGCTAACGATTGTTATCGGCGCACTTGTATTAGGATTAATCATGGCAGTCTTACCTGCACTACTCCAACCTACGATGCGTAAAATTACTGGCAATGATCAAGTAGCATTAGGGCATTTCGGTTCAATCAGTTACTTTGCTGCAGGTGCCATAGGTCAATTATTTGAAGGGAAGTCTAAATCAACAGAAGATATTAAATTTCCAAAAGGATTAAGTTTTTTACGAGAAAGCACAATTAGTATTTCTATTACAATGGCATTACTTTATTTCATTGCCTGTTTGTTTGCAGGTGTCAGTTATGTACACCAATCAATTAGTAACGGACAAAACTTTATTGTCTTTTCATTAATTCAAGGTGTCACATTTGCCGCTGGTGTATTTATCATTTTAACAGGTGTGCGATTAATCTTAGCTGAAATCGTTCCAGCATTTAAAGGTATCTCTGAAAAACTTGTACCAAATTCTAAACCTGCGTTAGACTGCCCTATTGTATTCCCTTATGCACAAAACGCTGTGTTAATCGGGTTCTTTGTCAGCTTTATTACAGGTGTCATCGGTATGTTTATCTTATTCTTATTTGGTGGCGTCGTTATTTTACCAGGCGTTGTGGCACACTTCTTCTTAGGTGCAACTGCCGCAGTCTTCGGTAACGCAAGAGGCGGTATTAAAGGGGCGGTTGCAGGAGCTGCTCTTAATGGTATCCTGATTACATTCTTACCTTTATTATTCTTACCATTTTTAGGTGAGTTAGGTGGTGCAGCAACAACATTCTCCGATACAGACTTTTTAGCTGTCGGTATTGTATTTGGTAACGCAGTAAAATATATGGGATTATTTGGTGCTGTTCTATTTATTATCATCGTAGGAGCTACAGCGATTTTATTAAAAGGTCGTCAAAAAGCACAACAATAA
- a CDS encoding PTS sugar transporter subunit IIA yields MALDILTTTRIIVKEQVNNWHEAITVASQPLLQEQVIEQGYVEAMIESVNELGPYIVIAPEIAIAHARPNNNVHQVGLSLLKLNQHVAFCDENHYASLIFVLSAIDNHSHLSILQNLATLLGDNQTVQQLLNAKNAQEITTILKEHD; encoded by the coding sequence GTGGCATTAGACATTTTGACCACAACACGGATCATTGTAAAAGAACAAGTCAATAATTGGCATGAAGCCATTACTGTAGCTTCGCAACCTTTATTACAAGAACAAGTTATTGAACAAGGTTATGTTGAAGCAATGATTGAAAGTGTAAATGAATTAGGACCATACATCGTTATCGCACCTGAAATTGCAATTGCACATGCACGCCCCAATAATAACGTGCATCAAGTTGGATTAAGTCTATTAAAGTTGAATCAACACGTGGCGTTTTGCGATGAAAATCATTATGCATCTCTCATATTCGTATTAAGTGCCATCGACAATCATTCACACTTATCTATATTGCAAAATTTAGCAACACTATTAGGTGATAATCAAACAGTCCAGCAATTATTAAATGCAAAAAATGCACAAGAAATTACAACTATTTTAAAGGAGCATGATTAA
- a CDS encoding aldehyde reductase → MNNKVLVTGGTGFVGMRIISRLLEQGYDVQTTIRDLSKADKVIKTMQDNGISTDKLAFVEADLSQDEHWDEAMKDCKYVLSVASPVFFGKTDDAEVMAKPAIEGIQRILRAAQHAGVKRVVMTANFGAVGFSNKDKNSITNESYWTNQDEPGLSVYEKSKLLAEKAAWNFVENENTTVEFATINPVAIFGPSLDAHVSGSFHLLENLLNGSMKRVPQIPLNVVDVRDVAELHILAMTNEQANGKRFIATADGQINLLEIAKLIKEKRPEIAQKVSTKKLPDFILSLGAKFNHQAKEGKLLLDMNRNVSNERAKTLLGWEPIATQEEAVLAAVDSMAKYHLI, encoded by the coding sequence ATGAATAATAAAGTGTTGGTAACAGGTGGTACTGGTTTTGTTGGTATGCGTATTATTTCGCGATTATTAGAACAAGGTTATGACGTACAAACAACGATACGTGATTTAAGTAAAGCTGATAAAGTAATTAAAACGATGCAAGACAATGGTATTTCAACAGATAAACTTGCATTTGTTGAAGCGGATTTATCACAAGATGAACATTGGGATGAAGCAATGAAAGATTGCAAGTATGTCTTGAGTGTTGCATCTCCGGTGTTTTTCGGTAAAACAGACGATGCAGAAGTGATGGCGAAGCCTGCAATTGAAGGTATACAACGTATTTTGAGAGCGGCACAACATGCGGGTGTTAAACGTGTGGTAATGACTGCAAACTTTGGTGCAGTTGGTTTTAGTAATAAAGATAAAAATTCAATCACAAATGAAAGTTACTGGACAAATCAAGATGAACCAGGCTTATCAGTATATGAAAAATCAAAATTATTAGCTGAAAAGGCAGCATGGAATTTTGTTGAGAATGAAAATACGACAGTAGAATTTGCCACAATAAATCCAGTTGCTATTTTCGGTCCATCATTAGATGCGCATGTTTCAGGAAGTTTCCATTTGTTGGAAAATTTATTAAATGGTTCAATGAAACGCGTGCCGCAAATTCCATTGAATGTTGTTGATGTCAGAGACGTAGCTGAACTGCACATTTTGGCAATGACAAATGAACAGGCTAATGGCAAGCGATTTATTGCTACGGCTGATGGACAAATTAATTTGTTGGAAATTGCAAAATTAATTAAAGAAAAGCGACCTGAAATAGCTCAAAAAGTTTCTACTAAAAAATTACCAGACTTTATTTTGAGTCTAGGTGCTAAATTTAATCATCAAGCTAAAGAAGGTAAACTTTTATTAGATATGAATCGAAATGTAAGTAACGAACGTGCAAAAACACTTCTTGGTTGGGAACCGATTGCTACTCAAGAAGAAGCTGTTTTAGCAGCTGTCGATAGTATGGCTAAGTATCATTTAATATAA